From the genome of Ziziphus jujuba cultivar Dongzao chromosome 4, ASM3175591v1:
TCTGACTAACAATGTCATTATTCTATTTCTGGCAACACAAGAAAACTCTTGTTACCTGAAGTCTGACATTGGCCAGAAATGCAAGTCTGATATCTGTTCTTCTGAAAACATCCCAATAACTGACCTCCTCCTTTTGCTGTAAGTCCTCCAATTGAGAAGAAAGGTAGGCAATCTCATCCTCTAAGCGAGGGAATTCATAAATTTTGCAAAGCACAGAAATTGCTTTAGCTTTATCACTCTGCAGATTAACACGGAACTATTAGCATAATTATAAACGACGAAAGAAAGGAAGAGCAAAATATTGGGAAACAAATTTgccgtttaaaaaaaaaaaaaaagtattatatacCTTTATAAAAAGCCAACGGGGGAGATTCTGGCAGAAAGAGCATGAGACAGAATTGAGCTGATTTGCTTGCAAATCATCCATCTCCACGTCCCAGGGACCTGCACATGCATTAagatgttaaattgatatcaaagaatggaaaaatcaattcaaaattttaacatgGCATAAGAAATTCATCACACttaaaaatttcatgaaat
Proteins encoded in this window:
- the LOC107415127 gene encoding inositol transporter 1 isoform X2, whose protein sequence is MFRVLLSSREFWWFALRIRYRIFSACAVQLDDGFFYITIANELCQCPWDVEMDDLQANQLNSVSCSFCQNLPRWLFIKSDKAKAISVLCKIYEFPRLEDEIAYLSSQLEDLQQKEEVSYWDVFRRTDIRLAFLANVRLQKVILEN